CCGCTCGGCCAGCGGGCGAGCGCACGCGCCGGCGCCGTCTCCGTCCTGACCGGCGTTGCGGCGGTCGAGAGCATGCGGGCCGACCGGAGCGTGCGCCTCGACAGCCTCCTCGCCCTGCCGTCGCGCCCGGCGCAAGGCGAGGCGCCGGCGCGCAAGGCCAGCTGATCAGGCGTCGCGGCTTCGCGGGTCGAGCACGTCGCGCAAGGCGTCGCCGAACAGGTTGAAGGCGAGGCTGACGGCGGCGATCGCGAGGCCCGGCGCCGCGACCACCCACGGGCTGTCCAGCATGAACTGGCGGCCGGCCGAGACCATCGATCCCCATTCCGGCCAGGGCGGCTGGGCGCCCAGGCCGAGGAAGCCGAGCCCGGCGGCGGTCAGGATCACGCCCGCCATGTTGAGCGTGACGCGCACGATCACCGAGGGCAGGCACATCGGCAGGATGGTGCGCAGGACGATGCGGGCGGTCGAGGCGCCCTGCATCCGCACCGCGGCGACGAAGTCGGACTGGCGCAGGCTGAGCGCCTCGGCGCGAGCGAGACGGGCGATCGGCGGCCAGGCGGTCAGCGCGATGGCGATGATGGCGTTGGTGACGCCGGCACCCAGCGCGCCCGCGAATCCGAGCGCCAGGATGAGGCCGGGAAACGCCAGGAAGATGTCGGTGATGCGCATCAGGATCTCGTCGACGATGCCGCCGAGATAGCCGGCGACGGCGCCCGTGATCATCCCGATCGGCGCGGCGATGAGCGCCACCAGCACGACGATGCGCAAGGTCGTGCGCGTGCCGTAGACGAGCCGCGAGTAGACGTCGCGGCCGAAATTGTCGGTGCCGAGCCAATGCTCCCAGCCGGGCGGCGCGAGGCGCGACGCCATGTCCTGGACGATCGGATCGTGCGTCGCCAGCACCGGCGCGAAGAGGGCGGTCAAGACAAGGACCACGATCAGCGCGAGGCCCACCACGCCGAGCTTGTGCCTGGCGAACGCGGTCCACAAGCGGTGGAGCTCCTGTGCCCGCGCCTGGCCCGGTCCCTGGGGTTCCGGTGCGCGCAGCCATTCGCGGAGCGGTGTCGATCCGGACAGTGTCGCCACGTCAGCGGGTCCTCGGATCGAGGATGCGGTAGAGGCGATCCGAGATCGTGTTGATGGTCAGGAACAGGATGCCGGTGACGAGAACGGCGCCCATCACGACGTTCATGTCGTTGAACTGCAGGCCGCGCGTCAGGTATTGGCCGAGCCCCGGCCAAGCGAACACGGTCTCGATCAGGACGGCGCCGTCGAGCAGGCCGCCGAAGGTCAAGGCGATGATGGTCACCAGCTGGAC
Above is a genomic segment from Geminicoccaceae bacterium SCSIO 64248 containing:
- a CDS encoding ABC transporter permease, which produces MSGSTPLREWLRAPEPQGPGQARAQELHRLWTAFARHKLGVVGLALIVVLVLTALFAPVLATHDPIVQDMASRLAPPGWEHWLGTDNFGRDVYSRLVYGTRTTLRIVVLVALIAAPIGMITGAVAGYLGGIVDEILMRITDIFLAFPGLILALGFAGALGAGVTNAIIAIALTAWPPIARLARAEALSLRQSDFVAAVRMQGASTARIVLRTILPMCLPSVIVRVTLNMAGVILTAAGLGFLGLGAQPPWPEWGSMVSAGRQFMLDSPWVVAAPGLAIAAVSLAFNLFGDALRDVLDPRSRDA